DNA from Macadamia integrifolia cultivar HAES 741 chromosome 12, SCU_Mint_v3, whole genome shotgun sequence:
AAAATACAAGCAGACCTGAATCTAGTAGAAGACATGCCCTTAAGGTCAACCAACTATGGGGACCAAAGGGACAATAATTTGAATGCCCTCTGATCACCCAATCTGTTGAAGTGAAAATCATCATCCAAGATTCTGCCTTTTTCTCTACAACCACTTGCCCTTGTGCAACCAAAATGCCACCCAGGCCCTTCAACAAGCTTGGCTTATTACAAAGAGAAGCATTCTCTAAACCTGAAGAATTCCAAACAGCACAAGGAGTCCAAACCTTGCACATGTTATAGCTGTAGATGACGCTCTACCTTGTAAAACCTATTGAGGCATGATATGGGTACTCTTTCCCCTTTATGAGCTAAGCAGTCCACTCTCTACTATAATGTTGTGGATCATTCTGTCCAAACTTTTAGTTTctcacccaaaaagaaaagagaaaaaataaaagaggaaatgtTATCCAAACAAAGAATGACACTGATGAAGAGCAAACAGTACAGTAGGATGTGTGCCATGTGGGTAGTCCTCACACATGAAGAAGGTTGATTTCAATGTTCTGTGGCTGAACTGACATATCGTAGTTgtagttttgttttatttgtccccccaacaaaaaaagtCAGTGTAGTTAGGAATCCAAGGTCTTCATATGCTCCATGCACTTCAAGctttgagatgatgaatgaaatatttattttattactttggAGACAAATTCTGATAGGAAGCAAGATCGCATTCAACTTCTTGGTCAGAtttgttaattaaaaaaaataaaaaatatatttgataGCTTAAATAtacattctttttcttcctaaatTTTTGCATTTCTCTGCTGTTCTCTCTCATACCAAACCCTACCTTATTTCTCTTTAGAACCTTAGTTTCAAGAATTTACATCAAACACAATTTATCCGGTTTCCTCTCTCATGGAAACATGTGACATCCTACAGTACACACCTTACTCGTGATTTTGCAGTGTAGCTGACATATTTAATGATAACCATTGTGCCACATTGCACTGCCAATATTACTACTGTTCTTATGTTAGTAGATTATTTATTGGTTATATTTGTGATGTTTAACTTTAGCCAGGGGAGGAACATGGAATGTTATTCGAGCCCAGTTCAGGTCCACTTCGGGTTTGGATTGGGGCTGGGATGTGAAGTTAGTTTGGTAATTCATTCCATTTTCCCCCTCTTTTGGTAATCAAATAAGTGATTCTTCTCAAATTATTCTTTATGGACATTTATGTGGGGGGTTTTTATTGTTATGCTTTACTGGATTTACCGTTGGATATGTGCTGGCCTCAATTATCTTCAATTGAAGTATTCAATCTTGGAATCtaaggttttttcttagtttcatTACGTGATAACCCTTGATTGTTGATATTCATTTTAGTATTCTAgtaataaaattttttaatgatacaaataaatttttttggtaaaatgatACAAATAATTGGAACCTGACGTGTTATGTTGATATTCATTCTAGGATTATAGCCATAACGTTGATTCCCGACGTGCTATCTTTAAGAGTGGAGCCCCCAAATGTACTTAttatctcttcccaatctttatTGGCAGGACTGCTTTGGAAGACCAATCGCAAGTGCCCCTGATGCTTGGTTCGATGTGGTTGAGCGTTACTCCACTGACAATAACAAGACTCTAAAGTGAGTGGAGTTCTCAATATTTTTTATAAGTCTTTGAGGAGTTCCTTATCCTTTTCACCATCCATCTATTCTACAGATTCTCAATTTTCTTTATGTCATACCATTGAATTATTCTTTTAATTACTTTTGGTAATTGACAATGTCAAATTACAAGGAGCAGTCATCAGTTTCTTATTAGCTGTCCAACTAATTTACTGATATAAGAAATTAAATTTCTCTATGGAATGACCGTCTTCATGAATTTATGAATACAGTGCAAAACATTATGAGAACATGATCCAACTAAGGTTGTTTTCTGATGCAGACGAtccacaaaaataaatagatgCCTCAACCTGGGTTCTTACAATTACCTTGGATTTGCGGCATCAGATGAATATTGCACTCCCCGTGTTATTGACTCTTTGAAGAGATTTTCAGCAAGTACCTGTAGTGCCCGTGCAGATGGTGGTAGGTTTTTCAAATCACAAAATGTAATTATTTTATGGGGGTCGAATTTCAGCTAATGCACTTATGCCATCAGGCACTACCAGATTGCATACTGAACTGGAGGAGTATGTTGCAAAGTTTGTTGGAAAGTCATCAGCTTTAGTATTTGGGATGGGCTATGTCACAAACTCGGCTATCCTTCCCGTCCTGATTGGGAAGGTCTGTATAGTTACTTAAATCATATTACTCTGTAATTTAGGTTCATTCATCACATAGAGCATTCTGTTTTAACTTTGTTAGATTGATATTtcatatgttaataattatgaTGGCCATCTACAGGGGGGCTTGATAATTAGTGATTCCCTGAACCACAACTCAATTGTCAATGGTGCTCGGGGATCAGGAGCCACAGTTAGGGTCTTTCTTCATAATAGTAAGTTTGTAATGTGACACACTATTGTTTTAAGTTTAAGACTTGCAAAATTTAGcctcaaatttttttatctcaAAGTGTTTTCACCCACATGAGCTTTCTTATCTTGCTTTTAGCACCTTCACACTTGGAAGACGTCTTGAGAGAACAAATTGCTGAGGGACAACCACGGACACATAGACCTTGGAAAAAGATAATTGTTGTTGTGGAGGGAATCTACAGCATGGAGGGGGAGCTTTGTAAACTTCCCGAGATTATAGCAGTCTGCAAAAAATACAAGGTTGTGCCTATGTGAGATGGaaacttatatttttttttttttattagtgtgTTTTGTATCTTATAGCAGTCTGCAAAAAATACAAGGTTGTGCCTATGTGAGATGGaaacttttatatatatttttttattagtgtCGCCAACTTTTGTATCTTGTTAGTAATTTATGTGAGTTTAATGGTCTTTTTTGGATCAGTATGTTGAGCAATTGGATAAACATGTTAATTCTTAAgggtaaaaagtaaaaaattaaaacttaaaaacAGGATGAATACTTCATGAAATTAAAACTCTCCAGTTGAAATATCCAATAGAAGCTCCTTTAATAAGTATCCGTTTTCATTTGTTTCGGGTTAACTTGCTATGATCAATTGCATTAGAGAAAAAATTATAGTTGGAAATCTTTGTTATGTGATTTGTTCtgtaaatattttgaaaacttGAAGCTGGTAAAGGCTGTCATGTGGATCTCATTGTTTAATGATGAAAGAGAATGATAGTAAATCCAGGTATTGGCCGCTTGTAACACTGAAAAGattaattaatttcataaactTCTTGAGATCATATCCTAGAGTGGATTATTTTTATAAGCTTAAAATAAGGTTTTTACAGTTTCAGCATATGCTTGCCACTTGGTATTATATGGTTTTAGTTTCTGATATCACTCAATCACATCATAAAACATTGTATTTAGGGAAGCATTTTGATGTCTTAAAACCATTTTGTGGAAACTGATGAATGATTAAAAATGCAATTTATATTCTGTTACATATTAGTCGCAACTAGAACTGTAAGTCTCTTCCTTGTGAGATCCATATGATTAGTAAGTTTTTGCATCTAGATCAATGTTCATATCCAGCACCGGAGCTCTACCTGGATGATGTTAGTTGGTTCTCTCTGCAGACAATAGTTGGCTCCCCCTAGGCAAGTTAGTTGGTTAGACTCCAGCAATCAAGCTTGATTTGGGAAAGTTCTGATCAGATTGTGTCGATCTCCAGCTTTAAGCTGGCAGATTCAAAACGCAAAGCCTGTGAGACTGCTCATTCAAATCAGTTAACTGGCTTTGttgtacatactttttttttctcccctcccccctttttttttttttttttttggtgcaaaaaaaatttaagtacaAGGGGAAAAAGGGGGCAGCCAACCAGGGGCGCAATCCCAAGAGGCAGACACGAGGAAAACACATGCCCTAGTAGCAAGAACATTGAAAGTTGGCAGGTTGCTAATGCATCAAATTAGTGAGCACCTTGAGCTGTTGATATGCTATTGTATTTGTACGTCTGTTGTGAAATATGTACAATTCATGTGCAAGACCTTCCATATCTTCACTTACTTTATGTTTAATttctattcttatttttttacttttattttgtaCAGGCCTTCACGTACTTGGATGAGGCCCATAGCATTGGAGCAGTTGGGAAAACAGGACGAGGTGTTTGTGAGCTCTTAGGAGTGGATACTGCAGATGTGGATATCATGATGGGAACTTTTACAAAATCATTTGGGTCATGTGGTGGTTATATTGCAGGATCTAAGGTTTTGTCTCTTTTATGCCTCAAAACTTGTCATGCCTGCAGAGCATTATCGCTGCCGTTGCTTAAGTTTATTCATGGTTAATAGTTGGTTGAACAATGTCTGCTATGAACTTAGGTTGTGCATTCTGTACTCAAGCCATTTCTTGTCATTTCAGGAACTTATCCAATATCTGAAGTACAATTGCCCCGCCCATCTTTATGCAACATCTATCTCGCCGCCTGCTGCCCAGCAAATTATTTCTGCCATAAAGGTTATTCTTGGAGAGGATGGTTCTAGTAGAGGTTCAAATGGCATTCCTCCTTAAAACTTGGCATCTTTGAATTTGTGATTTGTTTGTGAGGCTTGAAGCCTTTCTATGTAATTGACTTTGTAATGACTTGGGTTAACTCTGGTTTATTTTGATGCGACTTATGCTACATTTGGTCTCATATAGGGGCTCAGAAACTTGCTCGGATACGTGAGAACAGCAATTTTTTCCGGTCAGAACTTCAGAAGATGGGCTTTGAGGTTTTAGGGGATTATGACTCTCCTGTAATGCCAATAATGCTGTATAATCCAGCCAAAATTCCTGCCTTTTCTCGGGAGTGCCTCAAGCAAAATGTAAGTCAAGTGTTATTAACCATGAATTGTTTACATGCATATATTGGCACATAAACGTCCAACACACATGTAACCTGGTGATTTGTCATCTATCTGCAAAAATTTTCACTCGAGTATCTCTTGGGGTAATATCTCAGGTAGTGGGCCCCCCCTGAGTATTTTCTATTTCTGCTAATCATTGACCATAAATTTGTCTCTCATGTTTGGACAAAATTCTTCTCCTTTATTATGTTGACCCTTGCTTTTCACAGTTGGTATCAATTACAATTTCTGTGGCTTGTTAACAATACATGGTGATGTTGAAGGTGGCTGTCGTGACG
Protein-coding regions in this window:
- the LOC122057173 gene encoding long chain base biosynthesis protein 2a; this translates as MITIPYLTALTTYFSYGLFFAFGQIRDFFRKVIEWRKSNNLQGYAPICLGLEDFYVRRLYLRIQDCFGRPIASAPDAWFDVVERYSTDNNKTLKRSTKINRCLNLGSYNYLGFAASDEYCTPRVIDSLKRFSASTCSARADGGTTRLHTELEEYVAKFVGKSSALVFGMGYVTNSAILPVLIGKGGLIISDSLNHNSIVNGARGSGATVRVFLHNTPSHLEDVLREQIAEGQPRTHRPWKKIIVVVEGIYSMEGELCKLPEIIAVCKKYKAFTYLDEAHSIGAVGKTGRGVCELLGVDTADVDIMMGTFTKSFGSCGGYIAGSKELIQYLKYNCPAHLYATSISPPAAQQIISAIKVILGEDGSSRGAQKLARIRENSNFFRSELQKMGFEVLGDYDSPVMPIMLYNPAKIPAFSRECLKQNVAVVTVAFPATPLLLARARICISASHTKEDLIKALEVISEIGDLVGIKYFPAAPTKLQQELGRMKLD